Proteins encoded together in one Salmo trutta chromosome 3, fSalTru1.1, whole genome shotgun sequence window:
- the LOC115172919 gene encoding RNA-binding motif protein, X chromosome isoform X3, with translation MAEADRPGKLFIGGLDTETNEKALEKYFSKYGRIVEVLLMKDRETNKSRGFAFVTFESPADAKDAAREMNGKSLDGKPIKVEQATKPQFESAGRRGPPPMRGRGPPRGPRGSRGAPMRGPPSREPFFKGISSRGPPPLKRGPPIRNGGPPPKRHAPSPMGRRKSSMSRDRDPYGPPPPRRDSMSRRDDYPSPRDEYYSTKDSYSSREYVSSRDTRDYAPTPRDYPPRDYPQSSSRDEYGSMSRGYSDGYGGGREPKSYMERPSGASYREPYDGYGNSRSAPPSRGPQPSYNGSGGSSRYDDYGSSSRDGYGSRESYPSSRSEPYPPSRGERMGKQERGPAPPIERGYPREAYSGSSRGAPRGGRGGSRVDRGIARSRY, from the exons ATGGCAGAGGCTGACCGACCAGGGAAGCTCTTCATTGGTGGCCTGGACACTGAAACTAACGAGAAGGCCCTTGAGAAGTATTTCAGCAAATATGGCAGAATAGTAGAAG TTCTGTTGATGAAAGACCGTGAAACGAACAAATCAAGAGGTTTTGCTTTTGTGACCTTTGAGAGTCCGGCTGATGCAAAGGATGCTGCGCGTGAAATGAATGGGAAG TCACTTGATGGTAAGCCAATTAAGGTTGAACAAGCAACAAAACCTCAGTTTGAGTCAGCAGGCAGACGCGGCCCACCCCCCATGCGTGGCCGCGGCCCCCCTAGAGGTCCTAGAGGATCTAGAGGAGCACCAATGAGGGGTCCACCATCCAGAG AACCCTTTTTCAAAGGGATTTCGTCCAGAGGTCCCCCACCACTGAAAAGGGGACCTCCGATTCGTAATGGAGGCCCCCCACCCAAGAGACATGCTCCTTCTCCGATGGGCAGACGTAAGT CTTCCATGTCTAGGGACAGGGACCCCTATGGCCCACCCCCTCCCCGCAGAGACTCAATGTCCAGAAGGGATGATTACCCATCACCAAGAGATGAATATTACAGCACAAAGGACAG CTATTCTAGCCGGGAATATGTGAGTTCCAGGGATACCAGGGACTACGCACCAACACCCCGGGACTATCCGCCAAGGGATTATCCCCAATCCAGTTCCCGCGATGAATATGGGTCAATGTCAAGGGGCTACAG TGATGGTTATGGTGGAGGCCGGGAACCCAAAAGCTATATGGAGCGCCCTAGTGGAGCCTCTTATCGAGAGCCCTACGATGGTTACG GTAACTCGCGCAGCGCCCCACCCTCAAGGGGCCCCCAACCATCCTACAATGGCAGTGGCGGAAGCAGTCGTTATGACGACTATGGAAGCAGTTCCCGGGATGGCTATGGCAGTCGTGAAAGTTACCCCAGCAGTCGGAGTGAACCATACCCTCCTAGCCGTGGTGAGCGAATGGGCAAGCAGGAGCGGGGGCCAGCACCCCCAATCGAGAGAGGCTACCCCCGTGAAGCGTACAGTGGCTCAAGTCGCGGGGCGCCCCGTGGTGGCCGCGGAGGCAGCAGAGTCGATAGAGGAATTGCCCGCAGCAGATACTGA
- the LOC115172919 gene encoding RNA-binding motif protein, X chromosome isoform X2: MAEADRPGKLFIGGLDTETNEKALEKYFSKYGRIVEVLLMKDRETNKSRGFAFVTFESPADAKDAAREMNGKSLDGKPIKVEQATKPQFESAGRRGPPPMRGRGPPRGPRGSRGAPMRGPPSRDYYDNVGIVEPFFKGISSRGPPPLKRGPPIRNGGPPPKRHAPSPMGRPSMSRDRDPYGPPPPRRDSMSRRDDYPSPRDEYYSTKDSYSSREYVSSRDTRDYAPTPRDYPPRDYPQSSSRDEYGSMSRGYSDGYGGGREPKSYMERPSGASYREPYDGYGNSRSAPPSRGPQPSYNGSGGSSRYDDYGSSSRDGYGSRESYPSSRSEPYPPSRGERMGKQERGPAPPIERGYPREAYSGSSRGAPRGGRGGSRVDRGIARSRY; the protein is encoded by the exons ATGGCAGAGGCTGACCGACCAGGGAAGCTCTTCATTGGTGGCCTGGACACTGAAACTAACGAGAAGGCCCTTGAGAAGTATTTCAGCAAATATGGCAGAATAGTAGAAG TTCTGTTGATGAAAGACCGTGAAACGAACAAATCAAGAGGTTTTGCTTTTGTGACCTTTGAGAGTCCGGCTGATGCAAAGGATGCTGCGCGTGAAATGAATGGGAAG TCACTTGATGGTAAGCCAATTAAGGTTGAACAAGCAACAAAACCTCAGTTTGAGTCAGCAGGCAGACGCGGCCCACCCCCCATGCGTGGCCGCGGCCCCCCTAGAGGTCCTAGAGGATCTAGAGGAGCACCAATGAGGGGTCCACCATCCAGAG ACTACTATGATAACGTAGGGATTGTAGAACCCTTTTTCAAAGGGATTTCGTCCAGAGGTCCCCCACCACTGAAAAGGGGACCTCCGATTCGTAATGGAGGCCCCCCACCCAAGAGACATGCTCCTTCTCCGATGGGCAGAC CTTCCATGTCTAGGGACAGGGACCCCTATGGCCCACCCCCTCCCCGCAGAGACTCAATGTCCAGAAGGGATGATTACCCATCACCAAGAGATGAATATTACAGCACAAAGGACAG CTATTCTAGCCGGGAATATGTGAGTTCCAGGGATACCAGGGACTACGCACCAACACCCCGGGACTATCCGCCAAGGGATTATCCCCAATCCAGTTCCCGCGATGAATATGGGTCAATGTCAAGGGGCTACAG TGATGGTTATGGTGGAGGCCGGGAACCCAAAAGCTATATGGAGCGCCCTAGTGGAGCCTCTTATCGAGAGCCCTACGATGGTTACG GTAACTCGCGCAGCGCCCCACCCTCAAGGGGCCCCCAACCATCCTACAATGGCAGTGGCGGAAGCAGTCGTTATGACGACTATGGAAGCAGTTCCCGGGATGGCTATGGCAGTCGTGAAAGTTACCCCAGCAGTCGGAGTGAACCATACCCTCCTAGCCGTGGTGAGCGAATGGGCAAGCAGGAGCGGGGGCCAGCACCCCCAATCGAGAGAGGCTACCCCCGTGAAGCGTACAGTGGCTCAAGTCGCGGGGCGCCCCGTGGTGGCCGCGGAGGCAGCAGAGTCGATAGAGGAATTGCCCGCAGCAGATACTGA
- the LOC115172919 gene encoding RNA-binding motif protein, X chromosome isoform X4 gives MAEADRPGKLFIGGLDTETNEKALEKYFSKYGRIVEVLLMKDRETNKSRGFAFVTFESPADAKDAAREMNGKSLDGKPIKVEQATKPQFESAGRRGPPPMRGRGPPRGPRGSRGAPMRGPPSREPFFKGISSRGPPPLKRGPPIRNGGPPPKRHAPSPMGRPSMSRDRDPYGPPPPRRDSMSRRDDYPSPRDEYYSTKDSYSSREYVSSRDTRDYAPTPRDYPPRDYPQSSSRDEYGSMSRGYSDGYGGGREPKSYMERPSGASYREPYDGYGNSRSAPPSRGPQPSYNGSGGSSRYDDYGSSSRDGYGSRESYPSSRSEPYPPSRGERMGKQERGPAPPIERGYPREAYSGSSRGAPRGGRGGSRVDRGIARSRY, from the exons ATGGCAGAGGCTGACCGACCAGGGAAGCTCTTCATTGGTGGCCTGGACACTGAAACTAACGAGAAGGCCCTTGAGAAGTATTTCAGCAAATATGGCAGAATAGTAGAAG TTCTGTTGATGAAAGACCGTGAAACGAACAAATCAAGAGGTTTTGCTTTTGTGACCTTTGAGAGTCCGGCTGATGCAAAGGATGCTGCGCGTGAAATGAATGGGAAG TCACTTGATGGTAAGCCAATTAAGGTTGAACAAGCAACAAAACCTCAGTTTGAGTCAGCAGGCAGACGCGGCCCACCCCCCATGCGTGGCCGCGGCCCCCCTAGAGGTCCTAGAGGATCTAGAGGAGCACCAATGAGGGGTCCACCATCCAGAG AACCCTTTTTCAAAGGGATTTCGTCCAGAGGTCCCCCACCACTGAAAAGGGGACCTCCGATTCGTAATGGAGGCCCCCCACCCAAGAGACATGCTCCTTCTCCGATGGGCAGAC CTTCCATGTCTAGGGACAGGGACCCCTATGGCCCACCCCCTCCCCGCAGAGACTCAATGTCCAGAAGGGATGATTACCCATCACCAAGAGATGAATATTACAGCACAAAGGACAG CTATTCTAGCCGGGAATATGTGAGTTCCAGGGATACCAGGGACTACGCACCAACACCCCGGGACTATCCGCCAAGGGATTATCCCCAATCCAGTTCCCGCGATGAATATGGGTCAATGTCAAGGGGCTACAG TGATGGTTATGGTGGAGGCCGGGAACCCAAAAGCTATATGGAGCGCCCTAGTGGAGCCTCTTATCGAGAGCCCTACGATGGTTACG GTAACTCGCGCAGCGCCCCACCCTCAAGGGGCCCCCAACCATCCTACAATGGCAGTGGCGGAAGCAGTCGTTATGACGACTATGGAAGCAGTTCCCGGGATGGCTATGGCAGTCGTGAAAGTTACCCCAGCAGTCGGAGTGAACCATACCCTCCTAGCCGTGGTGAGCGAATGGGCAAGCAGGAGCGGGGGCCAGCACCCCCAATCGAGAGAGGCTACCCCCGTGAAGCGTACAGTGGCTCAAGTCGCGGGGCGCCCCGTGGTGGCCGCGGAGGCAGCAGAGTCGATAGAGGAATTGCCCGCAGCAGATACTGA
- the LOC115172919 gene encoding RNA-binding motif protein, X chromosome isoform X1: MAEADRPGKLFIGGLDTETNEKALEKYFSKYGRIVEVLLMKDRETNKSRGFAFVTFESPADAKDAAREMNGKSLDGKPIKVEQATKPQFESAGRRGPPPMRGRGPPRGPRGSRGAPMRGPPSRDYYDNVGIVEPFFKGISSRGPPPLKRGPPIRNGGPPPKRHAPSPMGRRKSSMSRDRDPYGPPPPRRDSMSRRDDYPSPRDEYYSTKDSYSSREYVSSRDTRDYAPTPRDYPPRDYPQSSSRDEYGSMSRGYSDGYGGGREPKSYMERPSGASYREPYDGYGNSRSAPPSRGPQPSYNGSGGSSRYDDYGSSSRDGYGSRESYPSSRSEPYPPSRGERMGKQERGPAPPIERGYPREAYSGSSRGAPRGGRGGSRVDRGIARSRY, translated from the exons ATGGCAGAGGCTGACCGACCAGGGAAGCTCTTCATTGGTGGCCTGGACACTGAAACTAACGAGAAGGCCCTTGAGAAGTATTTCAGCAAATATGGCAGAATAGTAGAAG TTCTGTTGATGAAAGACCGTGAAACGAACAAATCAAGAGGTTTTGCTTTTGTGACCTTTGAGAGTCCGGCTGATGCAAAGGATGCTGCGCGTGAAATGAATGGGAAG TCACTTGATGGTAAGCCAATTAAGGTTGAACAAGCAACAAAACCTCAGTTTGAGTCAGCAGGCAGACGCGGCCCACCCCCCATGCGTGGCCGCGGCCCCCCTAGAGGTCCTAGAGGATCTAGAGGAGCACCAATGAGGGGTCCACCATCCAGAG ACTACTATGATAACGTAGGGATTGTAGAACCCTTTTTCAAAGGGATTTCGTCCAGAGGTCCCCCACCACTGAAAAGGGGACCTCCGATTCGTAATGGAGGCCCCCCACCCAAGAGACATGCTCCTTCTCCGATGGGCAGACGTAAGT CTTCCATGTCTAGGGACAGGGACCCCTATGGCCCACCCCCTCCCCGCAGAGACTCAATGTCCAGAAGGGATGATTACCCATCACCAAGAGATGAATATTACAGCACAAAGGACAG CTATTCTAGCCGGGAATATGTGAGTTCCAGGGATACCAGGGACTACGCACCAACACCCCGGGACTATCCGCCAAGGGATTATCCCCAATCCAGTTCCCGCGATGAATATGGGTCAATGTCAAGGGGCTACAG TGATGGTTATGGTGGAGGCCGGGAACCCAAAAGCTATATGGAGCGCCCTAGTGGAGCCTCTTATCGAGAGCCCTACGATGGTTACG GTAACTCGCGCAGCGCCCCACCCTCAAGGGGCCCCCAACCATCCTACAATGGCAGTGGCGGAAGCAGTCGTTATGACGACTATGGAAGCAGTTCCCGGGATGGCTATGGCAGTCGTGAAAGTTACCCCAGCAGTCGGAGTGAACCATACCCTCCTAGCCGTGGTGAGCGAATGGGCAAGCAGGAGCGGGGGCCAGCACCCCCAATCGAGAGAGGCTACCCCCGTGAAGCGTACAGTGGCTCAAGTCGCGGGGCGCCCCGTGGTGGCCGCGGAGGCAGCAGAGTCGATAGAGGAATTGCCCGCAGCAGATACTGA